One Halomonas sp. M4R1S46 genomic window carries:
- a CDS encoding PilZ domain-containing protein, producing the protein MAAQKALSLTIQDIPTLLSAYMPALERGGIFVPTRERYELGQEVFLLLTLPDETERVPVTGRVVWVSPEGVSGRRVPGIGIHFSAEDQGVRDHIENLLAGQLDKGAPTYTL; encoded by the coding sequence ATGGCCGCACAAAAAGCCCTGTCCCTGACCATCCAGGATATCCCGACCCTGCTCTCGGCCTACATGCCGGCGTTGGAGCGAGGCGGCATCTTCGTGCCCACCCGGGAGCGCTACGAGCTCGGCCAGGAGGTCTTCCTGCTGCTGACCCTGCCCGACGAGACCGAACGGGTGCCGGTGACCGGTCGGGTCGTGTGGGTCTCCCCGGAGGGCGTCTCCGGGCGCCGGGTGCCGGGCATCGGCATCCACTTCAGCGCCGAGGACCAGGGGGTGCGCGACCATATCGAGAACCTGCTGGCCGGCCAGCTGGACAAGGGCGCCCCGACCTACACGCTCTGA
- a CDS encoding DNA polymerase III subunit delta', whose amino-acid sequence MSDVAPVRPLPWLASRWRELVRLADSGRLPHALLFSGPHGVGKPSLAEALIARTLCAAPGEFACGRCHACQMLAAGYHPDLLRVAPEEGKRQIRIAPIREVNGFVAQTAQQGGYRVIVISPAEAMNVAASNALLKSLEEPGGRTLFLLLSDIPSHLLPTIRSRCQHWSLAPPAEADCLAWLAERLGGEEEARFWWQAAGGLPLRALELAEPDARGLRQQLHETFDALVRGAEPVAEAARLDRQSIDAILWYGIAWLEDLIRLGLSGATAALRNPDLLPLYRQAVKNGRVRDWFRLLDYAREQRRLLAEGGNPNPQLVLEAWLVRWSALLRS is encoded by the coding sequence ATGAGCGACGTCGCTCCCGTGCGTCCGCTGCCCTGGCTGGCGTCGCGCTGGCGCGAGCTCGTGCGCCTCGCCGACAGCGGCCGTCTGCCCCATGCCCTGCTGTTCTCCGGCCCCCATGGGGTCGGCAAGCCCTCCCTGGCCGAGGCGTTGATCGCCCGCACCCTGTGTGCCGCTCCCGGCGAGTTTGCCTGTGGACGCTGCCATGCCTGCCAGATGCTGGCCGCCGGCTACCACCCCGACCTGCTGCGCGTCGCGCCGGAGGAGGGCAAGCGCCAGATCCGCATCGCCCCGATCCGCGAGGTCAACGGCTTCGTCGCCCAGACCGCCCAGCAGGGCGGCTATCGGGTGATCGTCATCAGCCCCGCGGAGGCCATGAACGTGGCCGCCTCCAACGCCCTGCTCAAGAGCCTGGAGGAGCCCGGCGGGCGGACCCTCTTCCTGCTGCTCTCGGACATTCCCTCGCACCTGCTGCCGACCATCCGCTCCCGCTGCCAGCACTGGAGCCTGGCCCCCCCGGCCGAGGCCGACTGCCTGGCCTGGCTCGCCGAGCGCCTCGGCGGCGAGGAGGAGGCCCGTTTCTGGTGGCAGGCCGCCGGCGGCCTGCCGCTGCGCGCCCTGGAGCTCGCCGAGCCGGACGCCCGGGGGCTGCGCCAGCAGCTGCACGAGACCTTCGACGCCCTGGTGCGGGGCGCCGAGCCGGTGGCCGAGGCCGCCCGCCTGGATCGCCAGTCCATCGACGCCATCCTGTGGTACGGTATCGCCTGGCTCGAGGACCTGATTCGCCTGGGCCTGTCCGGGGCCACCGCGGCGTTGCGCAATCCCGACCTGCTGCCGCTGTATCGCCAGGCGGTCAAGAATGGCCGGGTCCGCGACTGGTTCCGCCTCCTGGACTATGCTCGCGAACAACGGCGCCTGCTGGCCGAGGGCGGCAATCCCAACCCTCAGCTGGTGCTCGAGGCCTGGCTGGTCCGCTGGTCCGCGCTGCTGCGCTCTTGA
- the pabC gene encoding aminodeoxychorismate lyase, translated as MPVQPVPGEGVPLDDRGLAYGDGLFETVLVRDGVPLLWEQHLARLARGGEALGIALPARATLDALPARVGEGLRVLKLVLTRGSGGRGYLPPDVPTPRLRWQAAPFSPSPSRWGGVRVRHCHLALAIQPRLAGLKHLNRLENVLARAEWSDPEIAEGLLSDAEGRLVEATCMNLFWWREGRWETPRLHRCGVAGTLREALLARLDLREVDAFPEVLASSEAVCLGNSVQGVWPLIRLDDAEGRPLARWSPGVRHRALQAEAHGLLGYPRRPGDSTE; from the coding sequence ATGCCGGTACAGCCCGTTCCCGGCGAGGGCGTCCCCCTCGACGACCGGGGGCTGGCCTATGGCGACGGCCTCTTCGAGACCGTGCTGGTGCGCGATGGCGTGCCGCTGCTGTGGGAGCAGCACCTGGCGCGGCTGGCCCGGGGCGGCGAGGCGCTGGGCATCGCGTTGCCGGCCCGGGCGACCCTCGACGCCCTCCCGGCCCGCGTCGGCGAGGGCCTGCGGGTGCTCAAGCTGGTGCTGACCCGCGGCAGTGGCGGGCGCGGCTATCTGCCCCCCGACGTCCCGACGCCTCGCCTGCGCTGGCAGGCCGCGCCGTTTTCGCCCTCGCCGTCGCGCTGGGGAGGCGTGCGGGTCCGCCACTGCCATCTCGCCCTGGCGATCCAGCCGCGCCTCGCCGGCCTCAAGCACCTCAACCGGCTGGAGAACGTGCTGGCCCGGGCCGAGTGGTCCGATCCCGAGATCGCCGAGGGCCTGCTCAGCGACGCCGAGGGGCGGCTGGTGGAGGCCACCTGCATGAACCTGTTCTGGTGGCGCGAGGGGCGCTGGGAGACCCCCCGCCTGCACCGCTGTGGCGTGGCCGGCACCCTGCGCGAGGCACTGCTGGCCCGCCTGGACCTCCGCGAGGTGGACGCCTTCCCCGAGGTGCTGGCGAGCAGCGAGGCCGTGTGCCTGGGCAACTCCGTACAGGGCGTCTGGCCGCTGATCCGCCTCGACGATGCCGAGGGGCGCCCGCTGGCCCGCTGGTCGCCGGGCGTCCGCCACCGGGCCCTCCAGGCCGAGGCCCACGGGCTGCTGGGCTACCCGCGCCGTCCGGGCGATTCAACCGAGTGA
- the mltG gene encoding endolytic transglycosylase MltG, protein MPRVIKLLPLLVILLALALGGGYRYWQARLEAPLDIASPTLYEVPAGAGFHRVVAELAEQGVIADAWAYRLLTRLEPEAVPDLRPGEYRLTPEMTGREMLGLLDRHEVVTYPLTVPEGWTFAQMRAALDEAEKLEHRTRGRSDAELMAMLGREGKHPEGRFFPDTYRYHKGVSDLEILRQAMTRMDAVLEEAWAGRDEGLPVETPYEALILASLVERETGVPEERRRIAGVFVRRLERGMRLQTDPTVIYGMGDDYDGNITRADLRAATPYNTYVIDGLPPTPIALPGRAALEAAVSPAEGEALYFVARGDGSHHFSRSLREHNNAVNRYIRNR, encoded by the coding sequence ATGCCCCGTGTGATCAAGCTCCTGCCGCTGCTGGTGATCCTGCTGGCCCTGGCCCTGGGCGGGGGGTACCGCTACTGGCAGGCCCGGCTCGAGGCACCGCTGGATATCGCCTCGCCGACCCTCTACGAGGTGCCGGCCGGGGCGGGCTTCCACCGGGTGGTCGCCGAGCTCGCCGAACAGGGCGTCATCGCCGACGCCTGGGCCTATCGCCTGTTGACGCGGCTCGAGCCCGAGGCGGTGCCCGACCTGCGCCCGGGCGAGTATCGCCTGACCCCGGAGATGACCGGCCGGGAGATGCTCGGGCTGCTGGACCGCCACGAGGTGGTCACCTACCCGCTGACCGTCCCCGAGGGCTGGACCTTCGCCCAGATGCGCGCGGCACTCGACGAGGCGGAGAAGCTCGAGCACCGCACCCGCGGGCGCAGCGACGCCGAGCTGATGGCGATGCTGGGTCGCGAGGGCAAGCATCCCGAGGGGCGCTTCTTCCCGGATACCTACCGCTACCACAAGGGCGTCAGCGACCTCGAGATCCTGCGCCAGGCGATGACGCGCATGGACGCCGTGCTCGAGGAGGCCTGGGCCGGTCGCGACGAGGGGTTGCCCGTCGAGACTCCCTACGAGGCGTTGATCCTGGCGTCCCTGGTGGAGCGCGAGACCGGGGTGCCCGAGGAGCGCCGGCGCATCGCCGGGGTCTTCGTGCGGCGCCTCGAGCGGGGCATGCGGCTGCAGACCGACCCCACCGTGATCTACGGCATGGGGGACGACTACGACGGCAACATCACCCGGGCCGACCTGCGCGCGGCCACGCCCTACAACACCTACGTGATCGATGGGCTGCCGCCCACGCCCATCGCCCTGCCGGGGCGGGCCGCCCTGGAGGCGGCGGTGTCGCCGGCCGAGGGCGAGGCGCTCTATTTCGTGGCCCGGGGCGACGGTTCCCATCACTTCTCGCGGTCGCTGCGCGAGCACAACAATGCCGTCAACCGGTATATCCGCAACCGCTGA
- a CDS encoding TatD family hydrolase, with translation MFIDSHCHLDRLDPRSHDGDVAAALDAARARDVRQFLAIAVTLEEVPGIAALARAHDDVVISAGVHPLHQVPEEPSVAAIKDCAERFEAVAIGETGLDYHYEGVPREVQHERFRRHLVAATELELPVIIHTREAREDTLALIREHVDPRVGGVLHCFTEDLDMAREAVANGFYISLSGIVTFRNAHAIRELARRLPLDRLLIETDSPYLAPVPHRGKPNEPAWVVEVAECIAAERGISVEEVAMQTTANFYRLFRAAVPEAPAEIRETLAQAGLVG, from the coding sequence ATGTTCATCGATTCCCACTGCCATCTCGACCGCCTCGATCCCCGCAGCCACGACGGCGATGTCGCCGCGGCCCTGGACGCCGCCCGGGCCCGCGACGTGCGCCAGTTCCTGGCCATCGCCGTCACCCTGGAGGAGGTGCCGGGGATCGCCGCCCTGGCCCGGGCGCATGACGACGTGGTGATCTCCGCCGGGGTCCACCCCCTCCACCAGGTGCCCGAGGAGCCCAGCGTGGCCGCCATCAAGGACTGCGCCGAGCGCTTCGAGGCGGTGGCCATCGGCGAGACCGGCCTCGACTACCACTACGAGGGCGTGCCCCGCGAGGTCCAGCACGAGCGCTTCCGTCGCCACCTGGTCGCGGCCACCGAGCTCGAACTGCCGGTGATCATCCACACCCGGGAGGCCCGGGAAGACACCCTGGCGCTGATCCGCGAACACGTGGACCCCCGGGTGGGGGGCGTGCTGCACTGCTTCACCGAGGACCTGGACATGGCCCGGGAGGCGGTCGCCAACGGCTTCTACATCTCGCTGTCGGGCATCGTCACCTTCCGCAACGCCCATGCGATCCGCGAGCTGGCCCGGCGCCTGCCGCTGGACCGCCTGCTGATCGAGACCGACAGCCCCTACCTGGCCCCGGTGCCCCATCGTGGCAAGCCCAACGAGCCGGCCTGGGTCGTGGAGGTGGCCGAGTGCATCGCCGCCGAACGGGGCATCAGCGTCGAGGAGGTGGCCATGCAGACCACCGCCAACTTCTATCGCCTG
- the tmk gene encoding dTMP kinase codes for MSSRGRFITLEGGEGVGKSTNLAWVAEHLEARGLEVVRTREPGGTPRAEAIRGLLLDPATDEPLDDDAELLLVFAARAQHLARLVRPALARGAWVVCDRFTDATFAYQGGGRGIAAERIAELEAFVQQGLQPDLTLLLDMPMDAAQRRLEGRLDRDGGERDRFERERAAFFEAVRQAYLARAAAAPERMVVVDADRSLAAVQADLGAVLDRRLEAWR; via the coding sequence ATGTCGAGTCGCGGACGTTTCATCACCCTGGAAGGCGGCGAGGGGGTGGGCAAGTCCACCAACCTGGCCTGGGTCGCCGAGCACCTCGAGGCCCGGGGCCTCGAGGTGGTGCGCACCCGGGAGCCCGGCGGCACGCCCCGCGCCGAGGCCATCCGCGGCCTGTTGCTGGACCCGGCCACGGACGAGCCCCTGGACGACGACGCCGAGCTGCTGCTGGTCTTCGCCGCGCGCGCCCAGCACCTGGCCCGGCTGGTGCGCCCGGCCCTGGCGCGCGGCGCCTGGGTGGTCTGCGACCGCTTCACCGACGCCACCTTCGCCTACCAGGGGGGCGGTCGCGGCATCGCGGCCGAGCGCATCGCCGAGCTCGAGGCCTTCGTCCAGCAGGGCCTGCAGCCGGACCTGACCCTGCTGCTGGACATGCCCATGGACGCCGCCCAGCGTCGCCTGGAGGGCCGGCTCGACCGCGACGGCGGCGAGCGGGACCGCTTCGAGCGCGAACGGGCCGCGTTCTTCGAGGCGGTCCGCCAGGCCTACCTGGCGCGGGCCGCCGCCGCCCCGGAACGCATGGTGGTGGTCGATGCCGACCGGTCCCTGGCGGCGGTCCAGGCCGACCTGGGCGCGGTCCTCGACCGCCGCCTGGAGGCCTGGCGATGA
- the fabF gene encoding beta-ketoacyl-ACP synthase II: MARRRVVVTGLGLVTPVGNTVDESWSNILAGKSGIAPIEHFDASGFNTRFGGSVKDFDISPYLNPKDARKMDLFIQYGVAAGAQAISDAGIECTEDNAHRIGVAIGSGIGGLPMIEHNHSALQRGGARRISPFFVPGSIINMISGNLAIQHGFCGPNIAITTACTTGTHNIGYSARTIAYGDADVMVCGGAEMATTPLGLGGFSAARALSTRNDDPAAASRPWDRDRDGFVLSDGAGVMVLEELEHAQARGATIYAELTGFGMSDDAYHMTAPPEDGRGAAMSMSNAIRDAGLDPAAVDYINAHGTSTPAGDLAESRAVERVLGDAARDVAVSSTKSMIGHLLGAAGAVEAVFSVLAIRDQVAPPTINLDNPQEGCVLDYVPHAAREMQIDVSLSNSFGFGGTNGTLVFSRV, translated from the coding sequence ATGGCTCGTAGAAGGGTTGTAGTGACCGGGCTGGGCCTGGTCACGCCAGTGGGGAACACCGTCGATGAGAGCTGGAGCAACATTCTGGCCGGCAAGAGCGGTATCGCCCCCATCGAGCACTTCGATGCCAGTGGCTTCAATACCCGTTTCGGTGGCTCGGTGAAGGATTTCGACATCAGCCCCTACCTGAACCCCAAGGATGCCAGGAAGATGGACCTGTTCATCCAGTACGGGGTGGCCGCCGGTGCCCAGGCGATCAGCGATGCCGGCATCGAGTGCACCGAGGACAACGCCCACCGCATCGGCGTGGCCATCGGCTCCGGCATCGGCGGCCTGCCGATGATCGAGCACAACCACAGCGCCCTGCAGAGGGGCGGCGCGCGGCGCATCTCGCCGTTCTTCGTGCCGGGCTCGATCATCAACATGATCTCGGGCAACCTGGCCATCCAGCACGGCTTTTGCGGGCCCAACATCGCCATCACCACGGCCTGCACCACGGGTACCCACAACATCGGCTACAGTGCCCGCACCATCGCCTACGGTGACGCCGACGTGATGGTCTGCGGTGGCGCCGAGATGGCCACCACGCCGCTGGGGCTGGGCGGCTTCTCCGCGGCGCGGGCGCTGTCCACGCGCAACGACGATCCCGCGGCGGCCAGCCGCCCCTGGGATCGAGACCGCGACGGCTTCGTGCTCTCCGACGGTGCCGGCGTCATGGTGCTCGAGGAACTCGAGCATGCCCAGGCCCGGGGCGCGACCATCTACGCCGAGCTCACCGGCTTCGGCATGAGCGACGACGCCTATCACATGACCGCGCCGCCGGAAGATGGCCGGGGTGCCGCCATGTCCATGAGCAATGCCATCCGCGATGCCGGCCTCGATCCGGCGGCCGTGGACTACATCAATGCCCATGGCACCTCCACGCCGGCCGGTGACCTGGCCGAGAGCCGGGCGGTCGAGCGGGTCCTGGGCGATGCGGCCCGGGACGTGGCGGTGAGTTCCACCAAGTCGATGATCGGCCACCTGCTCGGGGCCGCCGGGGCCGTCGAGGCGGTCTTCAGCGTGCTGGCCATCCGCGACCAGGTGGCGCCGCCGACCATCAATCTCGACAACCCCCAGGAAGGCTGCGTGCTGGACTACGTACCCCATGCCGCCCGGGAGATGCAGATCGACGTCAGCCTGTCGAACTCCTTCGGCTTCGGTGGCACCAACGGCACCCTGGTCTTCTCCAGGGTGTGA